From a single Herbiconiux sp. SALV-R1 genomic region:
- a CDS encoding FAD-binding oxidoreductase, whose product MSGTQLGPSDAFLAAAVDLLGDEFVLGGDRLSDYDDPFPVGDPAEFAAGLVVRPATVEDVSALVRIAAEHGTTLWPISQGRNNGYGGRSPRTAGTVVLDLSRLDRVLEIDAVSGTALVEPGVRFIDLYTAVRASGAPFWTSTPDLSWGSVVGNALERGLGYTAYGEHHAQVCGLEVVLPDGEIVRTGMGAMEGGRAWQLYRPGFGPAVDGLFFQSNLGIVTKMGVWLMPAPEAWAAVDIAAPAFDDLAPLIDTMRPLKLDGTIQSTVVIGDPLGAAAFSGPRSEWQADLGLLEPGVHERIMERFGVGRWNMTFALYDHAELLEARIGVVERAFAPIPGARVTVTRYAGDAPVDDIAYGHRVRAGIPDMYAEKLSFWYGGRGGHVSFAPVLPLDGTEALEQVHRIRRRFEAAGFDYCGAFTAAGRSLVHVTEVLYDRDDAEQVARARMLVPALIAEAAAEGYGEYRGHLAFMDDIARSFDFNGGALGRLHARLKDALDPTGVLAPGKQGVWPARSRP is encoded by the coding sequence GTGAGCGGAACGCAGCTGGGCCCTTCCGATGCCTTCCTGGCGGCGGCGGTCGACCTGCTCGGCGATGAGTTCGTGCTGGGCGGCGACCGGCTGAGCGACTACGACGACCCGTTCCCCGTCGGCGATCCGGCGGAGTTCGCCGCCGGGCTCGTCGTGCGGCCGGCCACGGTCGAGGACGTGAGCGCGCTGGTGCGCATCGCGGCCGAGCACGGCACCACGCTCTGGCCGATCTCGCAGGGCCGCAACAACGGCTACGGCGGCCGCAGCCCGCGCACCGCCGGTACCGTCGTGCTCGATCTGTCGCGCCTCGACCGCGTTCTCGAGATCGATGCCGTCAGCGGCACCGCGCTGGTGGAGCCCGGCGTGCGGTTCATCGATCTGTACACGGCGGTGCGGGCGAGCGGCGCCCCGTTCTGGACGTCGACACCCGACCTCTCCTGGGGCAGCGTCGTGGGGAACGCACTCGAGCGCGGACTCGGCTACACCGCCTACGGCGAGCACCACGCCCAGGTCTGCGGTCTCGAGGTGGTGCTGCCCGACGGCGAGATCGTGCGAACCGGCATGGGCGCGATGGAGGGCGGGCGCGCCTGGCAGCTCTACCGGCCAGGGTTCGGGCCGGCGGTCGACGGGCTGTTCTTCCAGTCGAACCTCGGCATCGTCACGAAGATGGGGGTGTGGTTGATGCCGGCACCCGAGGCCTGGGCTGCCGTCGACATCGCCGCACCGGCCTTCGACGACCTGGCACCGCTCATCGACACCATGCGGCCGCTGAAGCTCGACGGCACCATCCAGAGCACGGTCGTCATCGGCGACCCGCTCGGCGCCGCAGCCTTCAGCGGACCCCGGTCGGAGTGGCAGGCCGATCTCGGTCTGCTCGAACCCGGCGTGCACGAACGCATCATGGAGCGCTTCGGTGTGGGGCGGTGGAACATGACCTTCGCGCTGTACGACCACGCCGAGCTGCTCGAGGCCCGCATCGGGGTGGTGGAGCGGGCCTTCGCGCCCATTCCGGGCGCCCGCGTCACCGTCACGCGCTACGCCGGCGACGCGCCCGTCGACGACATCGCGTACGGGCACCGGGTGCGGGCCGGCATCCCCGACATGTACGCCGAGAAGCTGTCCTTCTGGTACGGCGGCCGCGGCGGCCACGTCTCGTTCGCACCGGTGCTCCCACTCGACGGCACGGAGGCTCTGGAGCAGGTGCACCGCATCCGTCGACGCTTCGAGGCTGCCGGGTTCGACTACTGCGGGGCGTTCACGGCGGCCGGCCGCTCGCTCGTGCACGTCACGGAAGTGCTGTACGACCGTGACGACGCCGAGCAGGTGGCCAGGGCACGGATGCTCGTTCCCGCGCTGATCGCCGAGGCGGCGGCCGAGGGCTACGGCGAGTACCGCGGGCACCTCGCGTTCATGGACGACATCGCGCGCTCGTTCGACTTCAACGGGGGCGCACTGGGTCGCCTTCACGCCCGCCTGAAAGACGCCCTCGACCCCACGGGCGTGCTCGCCCCGGGCAAGCAGGGCGTGTGGCCCGCGCGGTCCCGCCCGTAG